Proteins from one Desulfurellaceae bacterium genomic window:
- a CDS encoding Zn-ribbon domain-containing OB-fold protein has translation MAALPEKPIPEPTRETQPYWDGCKNHELRVQKCRACGHHQLYPRIYCTACMSEDVEWVTASGRGTVLSFTTVHRPVTKAFAEEVPYVVALITLDEGPQMMSNIVGCPPGQVQIGKTVEVTFEDWTEEISVPKFRLVE, from the coding sequence ATGGCGGCGTTACCGGAAAAACCGATTCCAGAACCGACCCGCGAGACCCAGCCGTACTGGGACGGCTGCAAAAACCACGAGCTGCGGGTCCAGAAATGTCGGGCCTGCGGCCATCACCAGCTCTACCCGCGCATCTACTGCACCGCCTGTATGAGCGAGGACGTCGAGTGGGTCACAGCCTCGGGCCGGGGAACCGTGCTGTCGTTTACCACCGTCCATCGGCCGGTGACCAAGGCGTTTGCCGAGGAGGTGCCGTATGTGGTGGCCCTGATCACGCTCGACGAAGGCCCGCAGATGATGAGCAATATCGTCGGCTGTCCGCCCGGGCAGGTGCAGATCGGCAAGACGGTCGAGGTCACCTTTGAGGACTGGACCGAGGAGATTTCGGTGCCGAAGTTCAGGTTGGTTGAGTAG